Genomic window (Sphingomonas sp. S1-29):
CCAGGTATTTTCCTTCGCGCAGGGACACGGCCCGGCGAGCGGGCTCATGGGAAAGCGCCGCGAGGTTAGAGGCCTTCGCAAGAACGGCCAGGAATTCCCCGCCGAGGCGATGGTGTCGCGCCACCGCATCGCCGGCCGGACGGTGCTGACCGTCGTCCATCGCGACATCACCGAACGCAAGGCGATCGAGGAACGCAACGATGCGATCGCCCGCGAACTCGATCACCGGACGCGCAACGTGCTTTCGGTGGTCAAGGCCCTGGTTTCACTCAGCGCGCAATGCGCCGCCGATGTCGGTGAATTCAAGGAATCATTGCTCGGGCGGGTGAATGCGCTCGCCGCCACGCAGGCGGTGCTGGGCTTCGGGGCGGAGCAGAGTACGCGGTTCGACGCGCTTTTATGGGCCGAGCTCGAGCAGTTCCGCACCGCCGACGGGACCAACATCGTCGTCGACGGCCCGGCGATGCTGGTCGGCGCGAGCGCCGCGCAAACGCTGGCGCTGGTCTTTCACGAGCTTGCGACCAATTCGTCCAAATATGGCGCGCTGAGCGCCGCGAGCGGCCACGTATCGATTACCACCGCCTTCAGCGCCGATGGCAGCCACTACGAGATCGAATGGCGTGAAACCGGTGGCCCGCCGGTCGACCCGCCGACACGCCAGGGGTTCGGCACGACCTTCATCCA
Coding sequences:
- a CDS encoding sensor histidine kinase, giving the protein MSESLVSAPLPALESVDVIALVADAVVCADEEGRILLFNQAAERAFGYSAIEIIGQPIEILLPERNRAEHARQVFSFAQGHGPASGLMGKRREVRGLRKNGQEFPAEAMVSRHRIAGRTVLTVVHRDITERKAIEERNDAIARELDHRTRNVLSVVKALVSLSAQCAADVGEFKESLLGRVNALAATQAVLGFGAEQSTRFDALLWAELEQFRTADGTNIVVDGPAMLVGASAAQTLALVFHELATNSSKYGALSAASGHVSITTAFSADGSHYEIEWRETGGPPVDPPTRQGFGTTFIQQITKATFRTDVILEYPREGAVCRMILPRAKVEAAPRAND